The DNA region ATGGAACAGGTAGTGGGGGTTCGTTTTAAAAAAGCTGGTAAAATTTATTATTTTGCGCCTAATGAATTACATTTACAAATTAATGACGGGGTTATCGTAGAAACATCCCGTGGTATGGAATATGGGTACATCGTAACGATACCGGCGGGAGAAAGAGTATACGAGGATAATGGACCGCTAAAACCGGTTGTTCGTAAAGCAACTGTAAAAGATATGGTACAACTGGAGCGAAATCGGGAAAGAGAGAATTCGGCTTTTGCTGTTTGCATTGAGAAAATTGAAAAGTTCAAGGTACCGATGAAACTCTTACGTACAGAATATACTTTTGACAGAAGCAAGATTGTATTCTTTTTCACAGCAGAAGGCCGCGTTGATTTTCGTGAATTGGTAAAAGAGTTAGCTTCTGTTTTTCATACGCGCATTGAATTAAGGCAGGTGGGGGTCAGGGATGAGGCGAAACAGGTCAGCGGTATTGGTTCCTGCGGAAGACCGCTTTGTTGTGCGACTTATTTGGGGGAATTTGCCCCGGTTTCTATTAAAATGGCAAAAAACCAGGGATTATCTTTGAATCCTGCTAAAATATCCGGCGTTTGCGGGCGTCTTATGTGCTGCCTTCGATATGAAAATGACCAGTATACAGGAGATCATTCACGAAAGAAATGCTGCTGCGGCGCGCAGGAGTCCTATAAAATGTTTCGTGTCGGGATGAAAGTTATCACTGACGAAGGTGAAGGACAGGTTGTCTATGTAAATCTGCAAAAACACAGTGTGAAAGTACAGTTGGAAGGAGGACGGACGAAAACGATGCAATGGGATGTGGTGGAACCGGTGGAAAATGAATAATTGGGTTTTAAATGAGGGAGAACGGCTGGATGATTTGGTTAGGGGCGATATGAAAATTATCCAGAGGCCGGATCAATTTTGCTTCTCCTTGGATTCCATATTGGCAGCCCACTATGTTTCAATTCGCAAAAAAGACAGGATTGCCGATTTGGGAACCGGTACGGGAGTTATTGCGCTCTTGCTTTCCGCACTTGGCGGTGAAGATATTACTGCGTTTGAAATTAATCCGGTAATGGCGGATTTAGCTCGTAGAAATGTGAATGGGAATAACAAATCAGATTGTATAAAAGTCGTGGAATATGACTGCAGGAATGTAAAGAAGATTTATCCGACGGGAAGTTTTAACTCTGTTGTGGTAAATCCGCCTTATCGGGAAATAGGAACCGGTCGAATGAACCATTGCGAAGGTGTAGCCAGCGCCAGTTATGAATTAAATGTAACCTTGGAAGATATTTTTCATACAGCACAGTATCTTTTGAAATATGGCGGCCGTCTGACTATGATCCACCGTGCGGATCGTTTAGTCGATTTGATTACGCTTGGCCGCAGGTACAAAATGGAAGCCAAACGGATACGCCCCGTATATGCCCGAATAGGCGCTTCGGCAGTTCGTGTCTTACTGGAGTTCAGATATGGTGGACATACGGAATTAATCTTGGAACCGCCGTTATTAATCCATAATACTGATGGATCTTACACACAGGAGATTATGGAGATATATGGGAAGAAAACAAATGAATGAGGTGGAAGCGGGTACATTGTACCTTGTGCCTACTCCTATCGGAAATTTATCTGATATGACAGAGCGGGCAGTAGGCATTTTACGGCAGGTTGATTTAATCGCGGCAGAAGATACACGACACACAAGAATATTACTGAATCATTTTCAAATTTCCGGGCATGTGGTTTCCTATCATGAACATAATAAAAAAGAATCTGGCAATAAATTAATTGAAGCATTGAAAAGCGGTCGTTCCGTGGCTCAGTGCAGTGATGCAGGAATGCCTGTCATTTCTGATCCTGGGTCAGATCTGGTACGGCTTGCCATAGAGGCGGAGATTCCTGTTGTGCCTTTACCGGGACCTAATGCGGCATTGACAGCGTTAATAGCATCCGGACTTGATGCCCGGCAGTTTGCGTTTATTGGCTTTTTGCCTAAAATTAACGCAAAGAAAAAGAAGTTATTGTTTGATATGTCTCATATACCGGTTACTTTAATTTTTTATGAAGCCCCCCATCGGTTGAAAGAAACATTAGAGACGTTGATACGGGAATTGGGAAACAGGAAAGCGGTTCTTGCAAAAGAGCTGACAAAAAGATTTGAAACCTTTAAAAGAAGCATGCTTCAGGAATTGTTGGATGACTTAGAAACGGAAACACCACGTGGAGAATATGTTATTCTTGTGGAGGGATGGAATGAAATTTCTGCGGAAGAAAAGGAACAGAAAACTGGCTGGCGTGAAGAGGCAGTATCTTTTGCGCTGAAGATGCCGTTAAAAGAAGCAGCAAGGCAAGTATCTTTTAAACATCATTTATCTCGTCGAGAAGTGTATCAGTACCTTTTAAATCAAAAAGAAGCTGATGCGAATAAATGATTTGGGAAATAATTGCTCCCGGTTATATAATGGAAAATACAAGGAAATAAAGACTTTTACAGGGGGAGTTACAATGACAGAAAAACCAAAATACTATATCACAACGCCGATTTATTATCCAAGTGCCAAACTTCATATCGGACATACATACTGTACGTCCATTGCGGACAGTATGGCACGGTTCAAACGCCTTGATGGATACGAGGTGATGTTTCTGACCGGTTCTGATGAACATGGGCAGAAGATTGAACAGAAAGCGGAAGAATCTGGAGTTACGCCGATTGAGTATGTGGATAATATTGTTGCTCTTTTCAAGCAGCTTTGGAAAGAACTAAATATTTCCAATGATGATTTCATCCGCACAACGGAAGAACGTCACCGTGAAGTGGTGCAGATGCTTTTTCAGCGTGCTTATGACAATGGAGATATCTATCTTGGGAAATACGAAGGATGGTACTGTATTCCTGATGAAACTTTCTGGCCGGAAAATAAGCTGACACCGGAGCATCTTTGCCCTGACTGCGGACGACCATTGCAACGTATCAGTGAAGAGGCCTATTTTTTTAAGATGTCAAAATACGCGGATAGATGGATGAAGTTTATCGAAGAAAATCCGGATTTTATCCAACCTGCATCTCGGAAAAATGAAATGATTCAGTTCGTTAAGGGCGGCCTGGAAGATCTTTGTGTGTCACGAACCAGTTTTACGTGGGGCATTCCTGTACCATTTGATCCCAAGCATGTTGTTTATGTGTGGTTTGACGCGCTTGTTAACTATATAACGGCAGCGGGTATTATTGATAATCCTGAAAAATTTAAAAGATTTTGGCCGGCTGATGTTCATTTGGTAGGGAAAGAGATTGTCCGGTTTCATTCTATTATCTGGCCAATTATGCTTATGAGTCTCGGGATAGAGTTGCCGAAAAAAATTTATGGTCATGGATGGCTGATTGTTGACGGAGAAAAAATGTCCAAGTCTAAAGGAAATGTAGTGGATCCTATTCCCTTGCTGCAAGAGTTCGGCTCAGATGCTATTCGCTACTATCTTTTAAATGATATTCAGTTGGGACAGGATGGTAATTTCAGTAGAGAAAGGCTTATCAACCGTATTAACTCAGATCTTTCCAATGATCTTGGCAATTTGCTCCACAGAAGTTTATCCATGGTGGAAAAATATAGAAATGGGGTTCTTGTGCATGGTGACGCGTCTGTTGATCCCAGCATAAGAAAAGTATCTGCAGAGATCGAAAAAAATGCAGAAGCTACTTTACAAAAGTTTCGAAATGGAATGGATAATTGGAAAATCAATGACGCTATTAAATCGGTATGGACCTTTATCCGTTCATTAAATAAATATATTGATGTGACGATGCCTTGGGTACTGGCAAAGGATAAAGCAAAAGATCCTGCACTTGATGCTGTGCTTTATCATCTTTGCGAGGGTATGCGTTTTGTTTCTCTCATGGTAGAGCCTGTGATTCCAATTGCTGCGAAAAAGATTTGGTCGCAGTTGGGATTGGTTAATTTTGAAAAAGCAAACTATAAAGACTTGGTATGGGGTGGTATTGTTGATGGTACAAAAGTTGCTAAGGGACTGCCTATTTTCCCGCGTATTGAAGTAGAGAAAGAAGACTTGAAAGCGGAAGTAAAGTTGGAGAGAAAGCTCAATGTGAAGAAAACAGAAAATGACACAAGTGTTTCACTCATTACAATGGATGATTTTTTAAAGACGGAATTGCGTGTTGCAGAAATATTGACGGCAGAAAAAATTGAAAAATCAGAAAATTTGATCAAGCTGACAGTGTCCTTAGGCGAAGAAATTAGAACAGTTGTCAGTGGTATTGCTAAATACTATAAACCGGAAGAACTTGTCGGCAAGCATGTGATTTTTGTGGCGAATCTTAAACCGGCGAAGTTGATGGGGATAGAATCGCAGGGGATGGTTTTGGCAGCGTCCAAAGATAATGATCTTGTACTTCCCTTCGTTGATATGCCTGCGGGCAGTTGTGTGAAGTAATGGAGCTTTTTGATACTCATGCGCATGTGTATGACAAACGTTTTGATGATGATAGGGAGCAAGTTCTGTCAGACGTATTTGCACATTTAAAATATGTGGTTTGTCCTTCTGAAAATTTGGAAACGAGCAGGAAAACGACAGTTCTTGTAAATAGATATCCCCGGCTTTATGGAGCAGTCGGTATTCATCCTCATGAAACCTGTCATGCGACGGAAGACAGCTTGCAGGAGCTCGAATCTATGGCGCGAGAAAATCATAAAATCGTTGCTATCGGTGAAATCGGTCTGGATTATCATTATTTCTATAGTGATAAAGAAATGCAGCAGAAATGGTTTCACCGACAGATAGAATTGGCAGGGAAGTTAGATTTGCCGATAATTATTCATGACAGAGATGCGCATGGCGATACACTCCGGATTTTGCGGGAACATAAACGGGATTCTCTGCGGGGGATACTGCACTGTTACAGCGGCAGTTTAGAGATGGCCAAAGAATTCATTCGTTTGGGGTTTTATATTTCCTTTGCGGGACCGGTAGTATTTCCTAAAAGTACCAAACTGAAACAGGTGGCTAAAGGAATCCCTTTGAATAGATTGTTAATTGAAACGGACAGTCCTTACCTGGCACCACCGCCACATAGAGGAGAACGGAATATGCCGCGTAATGTAATTTATGTGGCGGAAGAAATTGCACGGTTGAAAGATTTGAGCGTGGAGGCTGTTGTTTTTCAGACAACGACAAATGCCTGTAACATTTATAAAATTGAGCAATAAATATAAACAAGCCGCTTTGTGCGAATCAAATCGCCAGGCGGCTTTTGCATGGGGAAAGTATGAAAGTGGCAGATTAATTATATGGACATATAAGGGGTAGCGATATCCGCAAATTTGGAATATCCCTTTTCATTGGGATGGATACCATCGGAATACCAGGCATTATCAAGAGGGAAGGCAGTTGAAAAATCAATAAAGAGAATATCTAAGTCAATGCAATTTGCTTTTAA from Dialister invisus DSM 15470 includes:
- a CDS encoding PSP1 domain-containing protein — protein: MEQVVGVRFKKAGKIYYFAPNELHLQINDGVIVETSRGMEYGYIVTIPAGERVYEDNGPLKPVVRKATVKDMVQLERNRERENSAFAVCIEKIEKFKVPMKLLRTEYTFDRSKIVFFFTAEGRVDFRELVKELASVFHTRIELRQVGVRDEAKQVSGIGSCGRPLCCATYLGEFAPVSIKMAKNQGLSLNPAKISGVCGRLMCCLRYENDQYTGDHSRKKCCCGAQESYKMFRVGMKVITDEGEGQVVYVNLQKHSVKVQLEGGRTKTMQWDVVEPVENE
- a CDS encoding tRNA1(Val) (adenine(37)-N6)-methyltransferase, whose product is MNNWVLNEGERLDDLVRGDMKIIQRPDQFCFSLDSILAAHYVSIRKKDRIADLGTGTGVIALLLSALGGEDITAFEINPVMADLARRNVNGNNKSDCIKVVEYDCRNVKKIYPTGSFNSVVVNPPYREIGTGRMNHCEGVASASYELNVTLEDIFHTAQYLLKYGGRLTMIHRADRLVDLITLGRRYKMEAKRIRPVYARIGASAVRVLLEFRYGGHTELILEPPLLIHNTDGSYTQEIMEIYGKKTNE
- the rsmI gene encoding 16S rRNA (cytidine(1402)-2'-O)-methyltransferase — encoded protein: MGRKQMNEVEAGTLYLVPTPIGNLSDMTERAVGILRQVDLIAAEDTRHTRILLNHFQISGHVVSYHEHNKKESGNKLIEALKSGRSVAQCSDAGMPVISDPGSDLVRLAIEAEIPVVPLPGPNAALTALIASGLDARQFAFIGFLPKINAKKKKLLFDMSHIPVTLIFYEAPHRLKETLETLIRELGNRKAVLAKELTKRFETFKRSMLQELLDDLETETPRGEYVILVEGWNEISAEEKEQKTGWREEAVSFALKMPLKEAARQVSFKHHLSRREVYQYLLNQKEADANK
- the metG gene encoding methionine--tRNA ligase, which gives rise to MTEKPKYYITTPIYYPSAKLHIGHTYCTSIADSMARFKRLDGYEVMFLTGSDEHGQKIEQKAEESGVTPIEYVDNIVALFKQLWKELNISNDDFIRTTEERHREVVQMLFQRAYDNGDIYLGKYEGWYCIPDETFWPENKLTPEHLCPDCGRPLQRISEEAYFFKMSKYADRWMKFIEENPDFIQPASRKNEMIQFVKGGLEDLCVSRTSFTWGIPVPFDPKHVVYVWFDALVNYITAAGIIDNPEKFKRFWPADVHLVGKEIVRFHSIIWPIMLMSLGIELPKKIYGHGWLIVDGEKMSKSKGNVVDPIPLLQEFGSDAIRYYLLNDIQLGQDGNFSRERLINRINSDLSNDLGNLLHRSLSMVEKYRNGVLVHGDASVDPSIRKVSAEIEKNAEATLQKFRNGMDNWKINDAIKSVWTFIRSLNKYIDVTMPWVLAKDKAKDPALDAVLYHLCEGMRFVSLMVEPVIPIAAKKIWSQLGLVNFEKANYKDLVWGGIVDGTKVAKGLPIFPRIEVEKEDLKAEVKLERKLNVKKTENDTSVSLITMDDFLKTELRVAEILTAEKIEKSENLIKLTVSLGEEIRTVVSGIAKYYKPEELVGKHVIFVANLKPAKLMGIESQGMVLAASKDNDLVLPFVDMPAGSCVK
- a CDS encoding TatD family hydrolase, which encodes MELFDTHAHVYDKRFDDDREQVLSDVFAHLKYVVCPSENLETSRKTTVLVNRYPRLYGAVGIHPHETCHATEDSLQELESMARENHKIVAIGEIGLDYHYFYSDKEMQQKWFHRQIELAGKLDLPIIIHDRDAHGDTLRILREHKRDSLRGILHCYSGSLEMAKEFIRLGFYISFAGPVVFPKSTKLKQVAKGIPLNRLLIETDSPYLAPPPHRGERNMPRNVIYVAEEIARLKDLSVEAVVFQTTTNACNIYKIEQ